A single region of the Silene latifolia isolate original U9 population chromosome 8, ASM4854445v1, whole genome shotgun sequence genome encodes:
- the LOC141597183 gene encoding spliceosome-associated protein 130 A-like, with product MYLYSLTLQKATGILCAINGNFSGHPKSQELVVARGKVVDLVRPDDSGKLQTLLSVDIFGSIRSLAHFRLTGSHKDYIVIGSDSGRIVILDYNKENNSFDKVHQETFGKSGSRRIVPGQYIAVDPKGRAVMIAAAEKQKLVYVLNRDASARLTISSPLEAHKSHTITYSIVGVDCGFDNPVFAAIEMDYSEADQDSTGLAAAEAQKHLTFYELDLGLNHVSRKWSEPVDNGANMLVTVPGGGDGPSGVLVCAENFVIYKNQGHPDVRALIPRRADLPAERGVLIVSAATHRQKSMFFFLLQTEYGDIFKVTLQHGNDGVSELIIKYFDTIPVTSSLCVMKSGFLFAASEFGNHGLYQFQAIGEDPDVESSSARMMELETEDGFQPVFFQPRRLKNLLRVDQVQSLMPIMDMKVFNLFEEETPQIFTLCGQGPRSSVRVLRPGLGITEMATSPLPGVPNAVWTVKKNVNDEFDAYIVVSFATVTLVLSIGETVEEVNDSGFLDTTPSLAVSLVGDDSLMQVHPSGIRHIREDGRINEWRTPGKRTIVKVGYNRLQVVIALSGGELIYFAVDMTGQLMEVEKHEMPGDVACLDIAPVPEGRQRSRFLAVGSYDNTIRILSLDPDDCMQVLSIQSVFSPPESLLFLEIQASSGGEDGADHAASLFLNAGLQNGVLFRTVVDMVTGQLSDSRSRFLGLRPPKLFSITVRGRRAMLCLSSRPWLGYIYQGHFLLTPLTCGTLEFAASFSSDQCAEGVVAVAAEALKVFTIERLGETFNETVIPLRYTPRKFVLQPKRKLLVTIESDQRALTAEERETAQKECFGAAVNENGNIEMENGDEDEDSQLSDEQYGYPKVEKEKWVSCIRVLDPRTEETTCCLELQDNEAAFSICTVNFHDKEYGTLLAVGTAKSLQFFPKRAFEAAYIHIYRFVEGGKLELLHKTQVDGVPLALSQFQGRLLAGIGPVLRLYDLGKKRLLRKCENKLFPNTILSIHTYRDRIYVGDIQESFHYCKYRRDENQLYIFADDVYPRWLTSAHHVDFDTMAGSDKFGNVYFVRLPQDVSDEIEEDPTGGKIKWEQGKLNGAPNKVEEIVQFHVGDVVSSMQKASLIPGGGECIIYGTVMGSLGSFLPFGSRDDVDFFSHLEMHMRQEHPPLCGRDHMAYRSAYFPVKDVIDGDLCEQFPTLPIDMQRKIADELDRSPAEILKKLEEIRNKII from the exons ATGTACCTGTACAGCTTAACCCTCCAAAAAGCGACGGGAATCCTATGCGCCATTAACGGCAACTTCTCCGGCCACCCTAAATCCCAAGAACTCGTTGTCGCCCGTGGTAAAGTTGTCGACCTTGTACGTCCCGATGACAGCGGCAAACTTCAAACCCTCCTCTCCGTCGATATCTTCGGCTCTATCCGCTCCCTCGCTCACTTCCGTCTTACCGGCTCTCACAAAGACTACATCGTTATCGGTTCTGATTCGGGTCGGATCGTAATCCTGGATTACAACAAGGAGAACAACTCTTTTGACAAGGTTCACCAAGAGACATTCGGGAAATCCGGTTCCCGCCGTATTGTACCCGGTCAGTACATCGCCGTCGACCCCAAAGGACGCGCCGTCATGATTGCCGCCGCCGAGAAGCAGAAGCTTGTTTATGTTCTCAACAGGGATGCTTCTGCCAGGTTAACTATCTCTTCTCCTCTTGAGGCTCATAAATCTCATACTATTACTTACTCTATTGTTGGTGTCGATTGCGGTTTTGATAACCCCGTTTTCGCTGCAATTGAGATGGATTATAGTGAGGCGGATCAGGATAGTACTGGTTTAGCAGCTGCCGAGGCCCAGAAACATTTAACTTTTTATGAGCTTGATTTAGGGCTTAATCATGTTTCTAGGAAGTGGTCTGAACCTGTTGATAATGGGGCTAATATGCTTGTAACCGTTCCGGGTGGTGGGGATGGTCCTAGTGGGGTACTCGTTTGTGCTGAGAATTTCGTTATTTATAAGAATCAAGGCCATCCTGATGTTAGGGCACTCATTCCAAGACGGGCCGATTTGCCTGCTGAACGCGGGGTCTTGATTGTCTCTGCTGCTACTCATAGGCAGAAGAGTATGTTTTTCTTTTTGTTGCAAACCGAGTATGGTGATATTTTTAAGGTTACGTTACAACATGGGAATGACGGGGTTTCTGAGTTGATTATCAAGTATTTTGATACCATTCCTGTCACTTCGTCCTTGTGTGTCATGAAATCCGGCTTTTTGTTCGCTGCGTCTGAGTTTGGTAATCATGGCTTGTATCAGTTTCAGGCCATTGGGGAGGACCCGGATGTTGAGTCTTCTAGTGCTAGGATGATGGAGTTGGAAACTGAGGACGGGTTTCAACCCGTGTTTTTCCAGCCTAGGAGGCTTAAAAACCTTCTTAGGGTTGATCAGGTTCAAAGTTTGATGCCCATTATGGATATGAAGGTGTTTAACCTCTTTGAGGAGGAGACACCTCAGATTTTTACCTTGTGTGGGCAGGGGCCTAGGTCGTCTGTTCGAGTTTTAAGGCCAGGGTTAGGGATAACCGAGATGGCTACTTCACCCCTTCCCGGCGTGCCTAACGCTGTTTGGACTGTTAAGAAGAATGTTAATGATGAATTTGATGCTTACATTGTTGTGTCTTTTGCTACTGTTACGCTTGTGTTGTCTATTGGTGAGACGGTTGAGGAAGTTAATGATAGTGGGTTTTTGGATACTACCCCTTCTCTTGCTGTTTCTTTGGTTGGGGATGATTCCCTTATGCAGGTTCATCCTAGCGGTATTAGGCATATTAGGGAAGATGGACGTATCAATGAGTGGAGAACTCCCGGAAAGAGGACCATTGTTAAAGTCGGGTACAATAGGCTTCAGGTTGTCATTGCTCTCAGTGGCGGAGAGCTCATTTACTTTGCGGTCGACATGACCGGTCAGTTGATGGAAGTGGAAAAACATGAGATGCCGGGGGATGTGGCCTGCTTGGACATTGCCCCTGTTCCAGAAGGGAGACAAAGATCCCGCTTTCTGGCTGTCGGATCATATGACAACACTATCCGTATTTTGTCTTTGGACCCGGATGATTGTATGCAGGTATTGAGTATTCAGAGTGTTTTTTCGCCCCCTGAGTCACTCCTGTTTCTTGAGATTCAAGCATCGTCAGGTGGAGAAGATGGTGCCGATCATGCTGCTAGTCTTTTCCTCAATGCTGGTCTTCAGAATGGTGTTCTTTTTAGAACTGTTGTGGACATGGTAACGGGTCAACTCTCTGATTCCCGTTCCCGATTTTTGGGACTGAGACCCCCGAAATTGTTTTCTATTACCGTCAGAGGCCGACGTGCTATGCTTTGCCTCTCTAGCAGGCCGTGGTTAGGTTACATCTATCAAGGACATTTTCTTTTGACACCTCTTACATGTGGCACCCTTGAATTTGCTGCCTCGTTTTCATCTGACCAGTGTGCTGAGGGTGTAGTTGCTGTTGCCGCGGAAGCGCTTAAGGTTTTCACCATTGAGAGGCTTGGTGAAACATTTAACGAGACCGTAATTCCTTTACGGTACACCCCAAGGAAATTTGTGCTTCAACCCAAGCGAAAACTGTTGGTCACAATCGAGAGTGATCAGCGAGCCTTGACCGCTGAGGAGCGTGAAACTGCACAGAAGGAATGCTTTGGGGCCGCAGTGAATGAGAATGGTAATATCGAAATGGAAAATGGGGACGAGGATGAGGACAGCCAACTTTCTGATGAGCAATATGGTTACCCTAAGGTAGAGAAGGAAAAATGGGTTTCTTGCATTAGGGTTCTCGATCCAAGGACGGAGGAAACCACATGTTGCTTGGAGCTTCAGGATAATGAAGCGGCATTCAGTATATGTACTGTGAATTTCCATGATAAGGAGTATGGTACTCTTCTAGCTGTTGGTACCGCAAAATCGCTGCAATTTTTCCCTAAGAGAGCATTTGAGGCAGCTTATATTCATATCTATCGATTTGTTGAGGGCGGGAAACTCGAACTCTTGCATAAAACCCAAGTTGATGGAGTCCCCCTAGCTCTTAGCCAGTTCCAAGGGAGGTTACTTGCTGGGATTGGACCTGTACTCAGGTTAtatgatttgggcaagaaaaggCTGCTCAGGAAATGTGAGAACAAGCTGTTTCCGAACACTATTCTTTCAATTCACACTTACCGAGATCGTATTTACGTGGGTGATATCCAAGAG TCATTCCATTACTGCAAGTATAGGCGGGATGAGAACCAACTTTACATATTTGCCGATGACGTTTATCCTAGATGGCTTACTTCTGCACACCATGTTGATTTCGACACTATGGCTGGTTCGGACAAGTTCGGAAATGTGTATTTTGTTCGGTTGCCTCAAGACGTATCTGATGAGATTGAAGAAGACCCAACCGGTGGAAAAATAAAATGGGAACAGGGAAAGCTAAATGGAGCTCCTAACAAGGTGGAGGAAATTGTCCAATTCCATGTTGGTGATGTAGTTTCTAGCATGCAGAAGGCATCTTTAATACCTGGCGGTGGAGAATGCATCATCTACGGGACTGTAATGGGGAGCTTGGGGTCGTTTCTTCCGTTTGGTTCTCGTGATGATGTTGACTTCTTTTCTCACTTGGAAATGCATATGAGGCAGGAGCATCCACCTTTGTGCGGCAGAGATCATATGGCTTATAGATCTGCATATTTTCCTGTTAAG GATGTGATTGACGGCGATCTATGCGAACAATTCCCTACTCTCCCAATAGACATGCAGAGGAAAATTGCAGATGAACTGGATAGGTCTCCTGCAGAGATATTGAAGAAACTCGAAGAGATCAGGAATAAGATCATTTAA
- the LOC141595645 gene encoding uncharacterized protein LOC141595645: MKALCSSYSPLCMIGDFNQVEHHYDKLGGSSNITGWKSFLDWRINIPLSELPYSGPNFTWANKRNSSSLILERLDRCYASQDWNLLFPDAYLKNLNLFLFDHAPIVLSTSAKVKKPKRPYRVDNWCLELPAIQALISSIWNSSSLCNAATSVSLKLAKIRSAILKWVLENRHHFMLDWSLISKDLSVSAALAQDSSSAFDHITNIRSIEHDVYIQHSFWKQRAKSEFRFNDGLPTSYFFSRSKAREKRLRIFALKDDMGNWISSDMDLSNLIVSHFTCLFTSSTQSTGSLTLQDLSIPRLDGFQQDYLSRPFSASDVEYAFFR, encoded by the coding sequence ATGAAAGCTCTGTGTTCATCCTACTCTCCTCTTTGTATGATTGGAGATTTCAACCAGGTTGAACATCATTACGACAAACTTGGAGGCTCTTCAAACATTACGGGATGGAAATCTTTTTTAGATTGGCGTATAAATATTCCTCTTTCAGAACTTCCGTATTCCGGCCCTAATTTTACTTGGGCTAACAAGAGGAATTCATCTAGTTTGATTTTGGAGCGTCTTGATCGTTGTTACGCTTCTCAGGATTGGAATCTTTTGTTTCCAGATGCTTATCTTAAAAATCTCAACCTTTTCCTTTTCGATCATGCCCCAATTGTGTTATCTACTTCTGCCAAAGTCAAGAAACCAAAGCGACCCTATCGAGTGGATAATTGGTGTTTGGAACTTCCGGCTATTCAAGCTCTTATTTCATCCATCTGGAATTCTTCTTCTCTTTGCAATGCTGCTACTTCTGTTTCTTTGAAACTTGCAAAAATCCGTTCTGCAATTCTAAAATGGGTTCTGGAGAATCGTCATCACTTTATGTTAGACTGGAGCTTAATTTCCAAAGACTTGTCAGTTTCTGCGGCTCTTGCTCAGGATAGCTCCTCTGCTTTTGATCACATTACCAATATTAGATCAATTGAACATGATGTCTACATCCAGCACTCCTTTTGGAAACAACGTGCTAAATCCGAATTCCGTTTTAATGATGGCCTGCCAACTTCATATTTTTTTAGCCGATCGAAAGCTCGTGAGAAACGTCTTAGGATTTTTGCTTTGAAAGATGATATGGGCAATTGGATTTCTTCTGATATGGATCTCTCAAATCTTATTGTTTCTCACTTCACCTGCCTGTTTACTTCCAGTACTCAGTCTACGGGTTCTTTAACGCTTCAAGATTTATCTATTCCTCGGCTTGATGGTTTTCAGCAGGATTATTTGTCTCGGCCTTTCTCGGCCAGTGATGTGGAATATGCGTTTTTTCGATGA